Proteins encoded together in one Corynebacterium liangguodongii window:
- the hemW gene encoding radical SAM family heme chaperone HemW, which translates to MFGLYIHVPFCATRCGYCDFNTYTPTEAETSHEQYLRALGRELELAEIGPADTVFIGGGTPSLLGADGLGRIMDMVREHVGLRPGAEVTTESNPESTSPAYFEGLLEAGFTRISLGMQSASAPVLRVLERAHTPGRAAAAAGEALAAGFGHVNLDMIYGTPTETDDDVRATLDAILATGVDHVSAYSLIVEDGTAMARKIRRGELPAPREEAYASRYELIASTLADAGFGWYEVSNWARPGGECEHNLIYWRGGSWWGAGPGAHSTLGTRRFFNVKRPERYAAALERGELPIGGEETLTAADLEFERIMLGLRLREGVPREWIPAAAEGVVDKHAKGGLLTVGERVTVTDAGRLLVDGIVTDILAAE; encoded by the coding sequence ATGTTCGGCCTCTACATCCACGTTCCCTTCTGCGCCACGAGGTGCGGGTACTGCGACTTCAACACCTACACGCCGACGGAGGCAGAGACCTCCCACGAGCAGTACCTGCGCGCCCTCGGCCGCGAGCTTGAGCTCGCCGAAATCGGCCCGGCGGATACCGTCTTTATCGGCGGTGGCACCCCCTCTTTGCTCGGCGCGGACGGCCTGGGGCGGATTATGGACATGGTGCGCGAGCACGTCGGCCTGCGCCCCGGCGCCGAGGTCACCACCGAATCCAACCCCGAATCGACCAGCCCCGCCTACTTCGAGGGGCTGCTCGAGGCCGGTTTTACCCGCATCTCACTGGGGATGCAGTCGGCCTCAGCGCCGGTTCTCCGCGTGCTGGAACGCGCACACACCCCTGGGCGTGCGGCCGCCGCCGCGGGGGAGGCGCTCGCGGCAGGCTTTGGCCACGTCAACCTCGACATGATCTACGGAACCCCGACGGAGACGGACGACGACGTACGCGCCACCCTGGATGCGATCCTCGCCACCGGGGTCGACCACGTGAGCGCGTATTCGCTCATCGTCGAAGATGGCACTGCGATGGCGCGCAAGATCCGTCGCGGTGAGCTTCCCGCCCCGCGCGAGGAGGCATATGCCTCGCGCTACGAGCTCATCGCCTCCACACTCGCCGACGCAGGGTTCGGCTGGTACGAGGTCTCCAACTGGGCGCGCCCGGGCGGTGAGTGCGAGCACAACCTCATCTACTGGCGCGGGGGCAGCTGGTGGGGCGCGGGACCGGGGGCGCATTCGACGCTGGGCACGCGCAGGTTTTTCAACGTCAAGCGCCCGGAGCGCTACGCCGCGGCGCTTGAGCGCGGTGAGCTGCCGATTGGCGGGGAAGAGACTCTTACCGCGGCGGACCTCGAGTTCGAGCGCATCATGCTCGGCCTGCGCCTGCGGGAAGGGGTGCCGCGCGAATGGATCCCGGCGGCGGCGGAGGGGGTCGTCGATAAGCATGCGAAAGGGGGGCTGCTCACGGTGGGCGAGCGGGTTACAGTCACTGACGCGGGGCGCCTGCTTGTCGACGGCATTGTCACCGACATCCTGGCCGCCGAGTAG
- the hrcA gene encoding heat-inducible transcriptional repressor HrcA, which translates to MSGAGDRKQAVLRAIVADYIALQEPVASKTLVQRHNLAVSSATIRNDMAALEREGFIEQQHSSSGRVPTEKGYRAFVDALHEVKPLSAPERRAILGFLESGTDLEDVLRRSVQLLAQLTNQAAVVQLPTLEVSRVKHCEVVALSPTRLLLVLITDSGRVDQRNVELAAELCDSEVRLLRDTLNGVLVGATMAEASASLARLSAGAPVAIRDAVERATAVLIDTLVERSSDRILIAGAANLSMSNGAHGSDLRSVIAALEEQVVVLKLLAGAQELERINVRIGREMEDEEFSRAAVVSTAYGTAEALGGLGVVGPTHMDYPGTIQKVATVARYISRILRGE; encoded by the coding sequence ATGAGTGGGGCAGGAGATCGCAAGCAGGCGGTGCTCCGCGCCATCGTGGCCGACTACATCGCGCTGCAGGAACCGGTGGCGTCGAAGACTCTCGTTCAGCGCCACAACCTCGCCGTCTCCTCGGCAACTATCCGCAACGACATGGCCGCGCTTGAGCGCGAGGGCTTCATCGAGCAGCAGCACTCCTCCTCGGGCCGCGTGCCCACGGAGAAGGGCTACCGCGCCTTCGTCGACGCGCTGCACGAGGTCAAGCCGCTCTCTGCGCCCGAGCGCCGCGCCATCTTAGGCTTCCTCGAGAGCGGGACCGACCTTGAAGACGTCCTGCGGCGCTCCGTGCAGTTGCTCGCCCAGCTCACGAACCAGGCCGCGGTGGTGCAGCTTCCCACGCTCGAGGTCTCCCGGGTCAAGCACTGCGAGGTCGTCGCGCTTAGCCCGACCCGCCTTCTGCTGGTGCTCATCACGGACTCGGGCAGGGTGGATCAGCGCAACGTCGAGCTCGCAGCCGAGCTGTGCGACAGCGAGGTCCGGCTGCTGCGCGACACGCTCAACGGAGTGCTTGTCGGGGCGACGATGGCGGAAGCTTCGGCCTCCCTCGCCCGTCTCTCCGCAGGTGCCCCGGTGGCGATCCGGGACGCGGTGGAGCGCGCCACCGCGGTGCTTATTGATACCTTGGTTGAGCGGTCGAGCGATCGCATCCTCATCGCCGGCGCGGCGAACCTGAGCATGAGCAACGGCGCCCACGGCTCGGACCTGCGCAGCGTCATCGCCGCGCTCGAAGAGCAGGTCGTGGTGCTCAAGCTGCTCGCCGGCGCCCAGGAGCTCGAGCGCATCAACGTGCGCATCGGCCGCGAGATGGAGGATGAGGAATTTTCCCGCGCTGCGGTTGTTTCTACCGCATATGGCACGGCCGAGGCGCTCGGCGGCCTCGGGGTGGTCGGTCCGACCCACATGGACTACCCGGGTACGATTCAAAAGGTTGCCACGGTGGCTCGCTACATCAGCCGCATTTTGCGTGGCGAATAA